In Synergistetes bacterium HGW-Synergistetes-1, one genomic interval encodes:
- a CDS encoding 4Fe-4S ferredoxin: MERSKVYFTNLRTTPERNILQKLDRLVRKAGIEEIDFKKQYAAIKLHLGEPGNLAYLRPNYSKVIADIVKGLGGKPFLTDCNTLYVGRRKDALEHLDAAYENGYNPFCTGCQVIIADGLKGSDESLVPVQGGEFVKEAKIGRAIMDADILISMTHFKGHEQSGFGGTVKNIGMGSGSRAGKMEMHSTGKLKVKQSRCRSCRKCISGCAHEAITFNVEGKAVIDKIKCVGCGRCLSLCPFDAISPADYESNDIMCRKMAEYTKAVLNGRPHFHISFVVDVSPFCDCHVENDLPVIPDVGIFASKDPIALDQACAEAVIKAPVISGSLLDEKMRGCKKEDHFHTIHPDTHWQTTLEYCEKLGIGVRDHDLIEV, encoded by the coding sequence ATGGAAAGATCAAAGGTTTACTTTACAAACCTCAGGACTACACCGGAGAGGAATATCCTTCAGAAACTGGACAGGCTAGTAAGGAAAGCCGGGATCGAAGAGATAGACTTCAAGAAGCAGTATGCTGCCATCAAACTCCATCTCGGAGAACCGGGAAACCTTGCATATCTTAGGCCAAATTATTCCAAGGTAATAGCCGACATCGTAAAAGGACTGGGAGGAAAGCCCTTTCTGACAGACTGCAACACTCTGTACGTAGGAAGGAGAAAGGACGCTCTTGAACACCTTGATGCCGCATATGAAAACGGCTACAACCCATTTTGTACGGGGTGCCAGGTAATTATTGCCGACGGTCTCAAGGGGTCTGACGAATCTCTTGTGCCTGTGCAGGGCGGAGAATTTGTAAAAGAGGCTAAGATAGGAAGAGCAATTATGGACGCGGATATCCTTATCTCAATGACACATTTCAAGGGGCACGAACAGAGCGGTTTCGGAGGAACGGTCAAAAACATCGGCATGGGCTCAGGATCACGAGCCGGCAAGATGGAGATGCACAGCACAGGCAAGCTAAAGGTAAAACAGTCCAGATGCAGATCCTGCAGGAAGTGCATAAGCGGATGTGCGCATGAAGCTATCACTTTTAACGTCGAGGGCAAGGCGGTCATCGACAAAATTAAGTGCGTAGGTTGCGGACGATGCCTTTCACTCTGTCCCTTTGACGCTATCAGTCCGGCTGATTACGAATCAAACGATATTATGTGCAGAAAAATGGCAGAATATACTAAAGCCGTGCTGAACGGAAGGCCCCATTTCCATATAAGCTTTGTTGTTGATGTATCTCCGTTCTGTGACTGTCACGTGGAAAACGACCTTCCTGTTATCCCCGATGTCGGTATCTTTGCATCAAAGGATCCGATAGCCCTGGATCAGGCATGCGCTGAGGCTGTAATTAAAGCACCGGTCATATCGGGAAGTCTGTTGGACGAAAAGATGAGAGGGTGTAAAAAAGAGGACCATTTTCATACGATACATCCGGACACTCACTGGCAGACGACGCTCGAGTACTGTGAGAAACTGGGGATAGGGGTCAGAGATCACGATCTCATAGAGGTTTAA
- a CDS encoding amidohydrolase, whose product MAEMSDAFAAAPEISGAEFKTSKKIVDVLKKAGFDVEYPFIGLPTAFFAKKGKPGSGGKVALLVEYDALPEIGHACGHNLHGAMSVLAGLGLLPLMKEIPGELLVIGTPAEETNGAKVEMAEKGVFDGCDFAIMIHSHCGKTIVKYRSLAMDAVEFTFKGRTSHAAAAPWEGVNALNGLQLFFHAIDMLRQHVKQEVRMHGIYHEGGTAPNIVPERAKGRFYFRAPKKAYLDEIMEKVYDCARGAALATGTEVTWGNFEASFKDMLPNETAEELLEGLFAEFDIPVTRIEGFMGSSDVGDVTYKCPAVQPEMDICGKNIEAHTRAFAEATTTERAHEALKTGAKIIARSALEVLLDEKLRERMWEDYRKEMEKGKEH is encoded by the coding sequence ATGGCAGAAATGAGCGATGCCTTTGCTGCTGCGCCCGAAATTTCAGGAGCGGAGTTCAAGACGAGCAAAAAGATAGTTGATGTTTTGAAAAAAGCAGGATTCGATGTCGAATATCCATTTATTGGTCTTCCGACAGCATTCTTCGCAAAAAAAGGAAAACCCGGAAGCGGCGGAAAGGTTGCCCTTCTTGTAGAATATGATGCCTTACCTGAGATAGGACATGCCTGTGGTCACAATCTCCACGGAGCGATGTCTGTTCTTGCCGGATTGGGACTCCTGCCCCTGATGAAAGAGATCCCCGGAGAATTGCTTGTAATTGGGACCCCTGCAGAGGAAACAAACGGAGCTAAAGTGGAAATGGCCGAGAAAGGTGTCTTCGACGGCTGTGATTTCGCTATCATGATACACTCCCATTGCGGTAAAACGATAGTTAAGTATCGCTCGCTGGCAATGGATGCGGTGGAATTCACATTTAAAGGAAGAACTTCGCATGCAGCGGCAGCTCCCTGGGAGGGAGTGAACGCCCTGAATGGACTGCAGCTCTTCTTTCATGCCATAGACATGCTTCGTCAGCACGTTAAGCAGGAAGTGAGGATGCATGGCATCTACCACGAGGGCGGCACTGCTCCTAATATAGTCCCGGAAAGGGCGAAGGGGCGTTTTTATTTCAGGGCGCCCAAAAAAGCCTATCTTGATGAGATAATGGAAAAGGTCTACGACTGTGCCCGGGGAGCAGCACTCGCAACAGGGACCGAGGTGACATGGGGCAACTTTGAAGCCAGCTTCAAGGATATGCTTCCAAATGAGACTGCGGAAGAACTTTTGGAAGGTCTTTTTGCAGAATTTGACATCCCGGTTACCCGGATAGAGGGATTCATGGGATCGTCAGATGTTGGGGATGTAACTTATAAATGTCCTGCCGTGCAGCCTGAAATGGACATTTGTGGTAAAAACATCGAAGCCCATACGAGGGCATTTGCAGAAGCCACCACGACGGAGAGAGCGCACGAGGCCCTGAAAACAGGGGCAAAAATAATAGCAAGATCGGCGCTTGAAGTTTTACTTGACGAGAAGCTTCGTGAAAGAATGTGGGAAGACTACAGGAAAGAAATGGAAAAAGGAAAGGAACACTGA
- a CDS encoding aminoacylase, producing MPVYDLVIQGGVVLLPERNKEEKLNIGISQGVIARLSSDEMEAKDKIDASGSYVSPGFIDSHMHDEEKEDGGIIEKALLRQGVTTAIAGNCGSGPLGAEILPFRKEPWVNLGFLTGHKKLREAAGATDRYLPAGQHQVEMMKDLLRKELENGSFGLSIGLEYLPNTPISELEALFEVAVDFKRIWVPVHIREDGPASIRATQEILDLAAKWPLRFQISHTGSMTGFGQLKEVLTLIDKARASGADVTFDCYPYDAFCTDLGSAVFDPGFEKRWGKGKESLEVASGLNRGRWLDEEGLFERLRQEEPECLIIAHVIKQEEVELCLSHPDCAIASDGLLKGGRGHPRAAGTFPKALRMLRKMGYSWPEAVRKCTSLPAEMNWLDKGVIKEGLDADLVIFDGERLCDKATFTDELLPPEGIKWVIIGGQKAVKDSEVLGGPKGKLMRRSLFQKEKN from the coding sequence ATGCCTGTATATGATCTGGTGATTCAGGGAGGAGTAGTACTCCTCCCTGAACGCAATAAAGAAGAAAAACTTAATATTGGCATCTCACAGGGAGTCATAGCCCGTCTTTCCTCTGATGAGATGGAGGCAAAAGATAAGATCGATGCTTCCGGGTCATACGTCTCCCCCGGATTTATCGACTCTCATATGCATGATGAAGAGAAAGAAGACGGGGGCATTATAGAAAAAGCGCTCCTGAGACAGGGTGTTACGACTGCAATAGCAGGAAACTGCGGATCAGGTCCGTTAGGTGCTGAAATACTGCCTTTCCGAAAGGAGCCCTGGGTCAACCTTGGTTTCCTTACAGGACACAAAAAACTGCGTGAAGCCGCTGGAGCGACAGACAGATATTTGCCTGCGGGACAGCATCAGGTCGAAATGATGAAAGACCTTCTCAGGAAGGAGCTTGAAAATGGCTCTTTCGGGCTATCAATAGGTCTTGAATATCTGCCTAATACCCCGATCAGTGAACTTGAGGCCCTCTTTGAGGTCGCTGTCGATTTCAAAAGAATATGGGTACCTGTACATATAAGGGAAGATGGTCCCGCTTCGATAAGGGCGACTCAGGAAATACTGGACCTTGCCGCAAAATGGCCGCTTCGTTTCCAAATATCACATACAGGCAGCATGACGGGGTTCGGACAGCTTAAAGAGGTCCTAACGCTTATCGATAAAGCGAGAGCGTCAGGAGCGGATGTCACTTTCGACTGTTATCCCTATGATGCTTTCTGTACAGATCTCGGTTCAGCTGTTTTTGACCCCGGGTTTGAAAAAAGATGGGGCAAAGGAAAAGAATCCCTTGAAGTTGCAAGCGGTCTAAACCGTGGCAGGTGGCTTGACGAGGAGGGCCTTTTTGAACGTTTGAGGCAAGAAGAACCTGAGTGCTTGATCATAGCGCATGTAATAAAACAGGAAGAGGTGGAGCTCTGTCTTTCTCATCCCGACTGTGCAATAGCTTCAGATGGTTTGTTAAAAGGCGGGCGTGGCCATCCAAGAGCTGCCGGAACTTTTCCGAAAGCCCTCAGGATGCTGAGAAAAATGGGTTACTCCTGGCCGGAGGCAGTGCGAAAATGTACATCGCTTCCTGCGGAGATGAACTGGCTTGATAAAGGGGTCATTAAAGAGGGTTTGGATGCGGATCTAGTAATCTTTGACGGAGAAAGGCTTTGCGACAAAGCTACCTTTACTGACGAACTGCTTCCTCCGGAAGGAATAAAATGGGTGATCATCGGAGGGCAGAAAGCTGTTAAAGACAGCGAGGTGCTGGGTGGACCAAAAGGAAAGCTAATGAGAAGAAGTTTATTTCAAAAAGAAAAAAACTGA
- a CDS encoding YfcC family protein: protein MAEQAAKKIFKVPHTFVILFFLIVVATIGTYIIPAGVYDRVTDPITNRSVVDPLSYHLVEATPVGFFQMFINLYKGLIDAGDIIFFIMISYGTFYLILESGALHAAIGSLLRNTKGKDIFVLPLFTYLFATASTFFGMYEEAFGFIPIFVGLAIAMGYDAIVGMSVVALGCGLGFAAAFMNPFTVGLAQKLSELPLFSGLGFRVVAWFVFVTMGVMWMMRYAAKIRHDPSKSLMAGIDMGAMALDHDELVNTKFTGRNRAVLLVLFIGMSILIWGVLKKGWYFDELCGILLITGIAAGVVNGYGPSRIAVIFIDAWKDIVFGACVVGISRGVLIVMRQGQIIDSVIHGLAQPLSSMPKWVAAEGMLFVQTLINFLIPSGSGQAATTIPIMAPLSDILGIPRQIAVLAYQFGDGFSNILWPTTLLPVMCGIAKVPIERWWKYFVPFFFLLFAVQMVFIFVAVMINYS from the coding sequence ATGGCAGAACAGGCAGCAAAGAAAATTTTTAAAGTTCCTCACACCTTTGTTATTCTCTTTTTTCTTATCGTAGTAGCAACTATCGGAACGTATATTATCCCGGCAGGTGTATATGACCGTGTAACAGATCCTATAACGAACCGTTCGGTAGTCGATCCCCTTTCATACCATCTCGTTGAAGCGACTCCAGTCGGATTCTTCCAGATGTTTATAAACCTTTACAAGGGACTGATAGATGCCGGGGACATAATCTTCTTTATAATGATCTCTTACGGCACCTTCTACCTGATACTTGAAAGCGGAGCGTTGCACGCAGCTATTGGATCTCTGCTTAGAAACACAAAAGGCAAAGACATCTTTGTTCTTCCGCTCTTCACTTATCTTTTTGCAACAGCCTCGACATTTTTCGGCATGTACGAGGAGGCTTTCGGTTTTATCCCGATCTTTGTCGGTCTGGCTATAGCGATGGGCTATGATGCCATAGTAGGAATGTCGGTGGTAGCTTTAGGATGCGGGCTGGGGTTTGCCGCCGCCTTTATGAATCCCTTTACCGTAGGCCTGGCACAAAAACTTTCAGAGCTGCCGCTCTTTTCGGGCCTTGGATTCCGCGTCGTTGCATGGTTCGTATTTGTTACGATGGGTGTAATGTGGATGATGCGCTATGCCGCAAAGATCAGGCATGATCCCAGTAAAAGCCTCATGGCGGGGATAGACATGGGCGCGATGGCGCTTGACCATGACGAACTTGTAAATACAAAGTTCACCGGCCGCAACAGAGCAGTACTTCTTGTTCTGTTTATTGGAATGAGCATCCTTATCTGGGGCGTTCTGAAAAAGGGATGGTACTTTGATGAACTTTGCGGAATACTGCTAATAACTGGTATAGCCGCCGGAGTAGTGAATGGTTATGGCCCCAGCAGGATCGCTGTGATATTTATTGATGCATGGAAGGACATAGTCTTTGGGGCATGTGTCGTAGGTATTTCGCGAGGTGTTCTGATCGTAATGAGACAGGGGCAGATCATCGACTCCGTCATTCATGGTCTGGCACAGCCCCTTTCTTCTATGCCGAAATGGGTAGCAGCGGAAGGAATGCTTTTCGTGCAGACGCTGATCAACTTCCTGATCCCCTCCGGATCAGGGCAGGCTGCAACAACGATCCCCATCATGGCTCCTCTTTCTGACATTCTCGGTATCCCGCGTCAGATAGCAGTACTTGCATATCAGTTCGGCGACGGATTCTCCAATATACTCTGGCCGACCACACTGTTGCCGGTCATGTGCGGTATAGCCAAGGTTCCGATCGAACGCTGGTGGAAGTACTTCGTTCCCTTCTTCTTCCTGCTCTTTGCTGTACAGATGGTATTTATATTTGTAGCAGTGATGATCAACTACAGCTAA
- a CDS encoding cupin, which translates to MVLKNSSAAERREKLGGCGIGAADTFPVTIPDENGAFIMSTRLELDPGASVGYHKHTGTEEVYFIMTGKGLYTEEGEECSALPGDVFLCREGRSHGILNTGEVKLVLGAAITKSAVR; encoded by the coding sequence ATGGTATTAAAAAATTCTTCTGCAGCAGAAAGAAGGGAAAAACTGGGCGGATGCGGCATCGGTGCGGCAGATACTTTTCCTGTGACGATACCCGATGAAAACGGAGCTTTTATTATGTCAACAAGACTGGAACTGGATCCCGGAGCTTCTGTGGGCTATCACAAGCACACAGGTACGGAAGAGGTATATTTCATTATGACAGGAAAAGGCCTTTATACTGAAGAAGGGGAGGAATGCTCGGCACTTCCAGGAGATGTTTTCCTTTGCAGGGAGGGCCGTTCTCACGGCATACTGAATACAGGTGAAGTAAAACTTGTCCTTGGTGCGGCTATCACAAAGAGTGCCGTTAGATAA
- a CDS encoding Neelaredoxin, producing MKLGNLIQSGDFKGEKHVPVIEAPAKVKAGEAFKVFISVGKEIPHPNKPEHHICWMQLFYKPTDGKFVIELAKFDYTAHAASMDAAAPGPAMTEPSSSALVKLAKSGTLIVQSYCNIHGLWESAQEIVVE from the coding sequence ATGAAACTAGGAAATTTAATACAGAGCGGAGATTTTAAAGGAGAGAAGCATGTGCCTGTAATTGAGGCACCTGCAAAGGTAAAGGCAGGAGAAGCATTTAAAGTTTTTATTTCCGTAGGTAAAGAGATCCCTCATCCCAATAAACCGGAGCACCACATTTGCTGGATGCAGCTTTTTTACAAGCCGACCGATGGTAAATTTGTGATCGAGCTGGCAAAATTTGATTATACAGCGCACGCGGCATCAATGGATGCCGCTGCGCCCGGTCCTGCAATGACCGAGCCAAGCAGTTCCGCCCTCGTAAAACTTGCAAAATCAGGCACACTTATCGTACAGAGCTACTGCAATATCCACGGCCTCTGGGAATCTGCACAGGAGATAGTAGTCGAGTAG
- a CDS encoding tRNA uridine-5-carboxymethylaminomethyl(34) synthesis enzyme MnmG, which translates to MKIEEKYDVIVVGGGHAGCEAALSAARMGSKVLMLNLYLDNTAMMPCNPSIGGPAKGHLVREIDALGGEMAKAADKATHHLRWLNTSKGPAVRTLRAQCDPVKYGNHYRSAILTCPGLEVHQAMVTDLLTEKGSVVGVKIRTGQTFLSKTVIIATGTYLAAKIHIGLTSHKSGPLGMVSSSGLAMSIRKTGLTVGRLRTDTTPRVLADSINWQILDRQESIKEPESFSYFGEKKVHEGIICGLTRTNKETHAVVKKYFDRSPLIQGTLDSEGPRYCPSIDDKIIKFPEKDTHPIFLEPINPEGREVYLQNFSTSMCLEAQFESVRTLRGCESAHILRPGYAIEYDFVDPTQLHPWLETKTIANLFLAGQINGTSGYEEAGSQGLMAGINAALRVKGLDPLVLRRDQAYIGVLIDDLVTKGTSEPYRMLTSRCEYRLLLRHDNADARLSPTGKEIGLLQDNEWNILQKRWREMEEETQRIKNIKIPPSEKINQILRGAVSSPLDEGIPAAELLKRPEISWGVFSEITSSTIEKELGERISVSAKYKGYIDRQMRHVEKFRRMEILKFPEDFDFSEVTGLSAEGKQKLLKFMPLTLGQASRISGVPPTDIQLLWVAVENKRRSKDATTDV; encoded by the coding sequence ATGAAAATTGAAGAAAAATACGATGTCATAGTTGTAGGCGGAGGTCATGCAGGCTGCGAGGCGGCGCTTTCAGCCGCACGAATGGGGTCAAAGGTGCTTATGCTAAACCTCTATTTGGACAACACGGCAATGATGCCCTGTAACCCTTCGATCGGAGGTCCTGCAAAAGGACACCTGGTCAGAGAGATAGATGCTCTGGGAGGAGAGATGGCGAAGGCGGCGGATAAAGCAACCCATCATCTCAGATGGCTTAACACATCAAAAGGACCGGCGGTAAGGACCCTCCGAGCTCAGTGTGACCCTGTAAAATATGGAAATCATTACAGAAGTGCCATACTGACATGTCCAGGCTTGGAAGTCCATCAAGCAATGGTAACAGATCTGCTGACAGAGAAAGGCAGCGTTGTGGGTGTAAAGATACGCACTGGCCAGACCTTCCTTTCTAAGACAGTGATAATAGCTACAGGCACCTATCTTGCCGCGAAGATACACATTGGCCTCACCTCCCATAAATCAGGACCTCTTGGGATGGTATCTTCGTCCGGGCTCGCGATGAGCATACGTAAAACAGGTCTGACGGTTGGCAGGCTAAGGACCGACACGACCCCCAGAGTGCTTGCGGATTCTATAAACTGGCAAATACTTGACCGTCAGGAGAGCATAAAGGAGCCGGAGTCTTTTTCTTATTTTGGAGAAAAGAAGGTGCATGAAGGAATCATTTGCGGCCTCACCAGGACTAATAAAGAGACACATGCGGTCGTGAAAAAGTATTTTGACCGCTCTCCGCTCATACAGGGCACCCTTGACTCAGAAGGTCCCAGATATTGCCCCTCCATAGACGACAAGATCATCAAGTTCCCGGAAAAGGATACCCATCCCATATTTCTTGAACCCATTAATCCTGAGGGCAGGGAGGTCTATCTTCAGAATTTTTCAACTTCGATGTGCCTTGAAGCGCAGTTTGAGTCCGTCAGGACGCTCAGGGGATGCGAATCTGCCCATATACTGAGGCCGGGCTATGCAATTGAGTATGATTTTGTTGACCCGACACAGCTTCATCCCTGGCTCGAGACAAAAACGATAGCCAACCTTTTCCTTGCGGGACAGATAAACGGAACCTCAGGATATGAGGAAGCCGGTTCTCAGGGACTCATGGCAGGGATAAACGCTGCGCTGAGAGTCAAGGGCCTTGATCCGCTGGTATTGAGACGAGACCAGGCGTATATCGGCGTCCTTATCGATGATCTTGTTACAAAAGGAACCAGCGAACCCTACAGGATGCTGACCAGCAGGTGTGAATACAGGCTGTTGCTGCGTCATGACAATGCAGACGCCAGACTATCACCGACAGGAAAAGAGATAGGCCTCTTACAGGACAATGAATGGAATATTCTCCAAAAGAGGTGGCGGGAGATGGAAGAAGAGACTCAAAGGATAAAAAACATTAAGATTCCTCCATCCGAAAAGATAAACCAAATACTGCGAGGTGCTGTATCTTCACCTCTTGATGAGGGTATACCAGCAGCAGAGCTTCTAAAAAGGCCGGAGATAAGCTGGGGAGTCTTCTCGGAAATCACTTCAAGCACTATAGAAAAGGAGCTTGGGGAGAGGATATCTGTTTCCGCAAAGTACAAAGGATACATCGACAGGCAGATGCGCCACGTAGAAAAATTCCGCAGGATGGAGATACTCAAATTTCCGGAGGACTTTGATTTTTCTGAGGTCACCGGGCTTTCCGCGGAAGGAAAACAGAAACTTTTAAAATTTATGCCTCTAACACTTGGACAGGCCTCAAGGATATCAGGGGTCCCTCCAACTGACATTCAGCTTTTATGGGTTGCAGTGGAAAACAAAAGGCGATCAAAGGACGCAACTACAGATGTCTGA
- a CDS encoding DNA replication and repair protein RecF, with protein sequence MGYNRVRFNNFRNIEPREIKWSPGLNLLTGPNGSGKTNILEGINIVSGWGPLERGTRSSSLPTWNSGTSEIQLTGQLNDENGEIIKVKISSRYTIKIEEETITATDLRWKIPVLSFLPNDMSIIEGSSVFRRRLMDMVLTLIVPVYASRLHDYRRGIKQKTAILRNGGRTDLIDRALLPLASWIWKMREEVLVMISESMKDMSGLIAHPTEISLLRGGSGSLPLPEEDFRYSLKINKTREEVLKVPVVGPHRDDMLITTNGTPAALSLSRGFRRRVAVALILAAAEGVKRKLGKNPVLLLDEITAELDSEGRNILFCALLERKTQVFASTAEPFTESFPGRLYGVDSGRVDIINEN encoded by the coding sequence ATGGGATATAACAGGGTACGGTTCAACAATTTCAGAAATATTGAACCCCGGGAGATAAAATGGTCCCCGGGGTTGAATTTACTTACCGGTCCAAACGGTTCGGGCAAGACAAACATCCTTGAGGGAATAAATATAGTCTCCGGATGGGGCCCCCTAGAGCGGGGGACCAGATCTTCATCGCTACCGACCTGGAACAGCGGAACTTCTGAGATCCAGCTTACAGGTCAGCTCAATGATGAAAACGGTGAGATAATAAAAGTTAAAATTTCATCAAGATATACTATCAAAATAGAGGAAGAAACAATAACAGCAACAGACTTAAGGTGGAAAATACCTGTCCTCTCATTTCTTCCCAACGATATGTCGATAATAGAGGGATCTTCTGTCTTCAGAAGGAGACTGATGGACATGGTCCTTACGCTGATAGTGCCGGTATATGCCTCAAGGCTCCACGATTACAGGCGTGGCATAAAGCAGAAAACTGCTATCCTCAGAAACGGAGGCAGGACAGATCTTATAGACAGAGCCCTTCTTCCGCTTGCGTCGTGGATCTGGAAGATGAGAGAAGAGGTCCTTGTAATGATATCGGAATCGATGAAGGATATGAGCGGTCTAATTGCCCATCCGACCGAGATAAGCCTTTTAAGAGGAGGGTCAGGTTCTCTGCCGCTTCCGGAAGAAGATTTCAGATATTCGCTTAAAATAAATAAAACCAGGGAAGAGGTCCTGAAGGTCCCGGTGGTAGGACCACACAGAGATGACATGCTTATTACTACAAACGGAACCCCCGCAGCACTTTCGCTCAGCAGGGGATTCCGGCGCCGTGTTGCTGTTGCATTGATACTTGCTGCCGCCGAAGGTGTAAAAAGGAAACTTGGTAAAAACCCTGTCCTTCTTCTTGACGAGATCACCGCGGAACTGGACTCAGAGGGAAGAAACATACTTTTCTGCGCTCTCTTGGAGAGAAAAACACAGGTTTTTGCCTCTACAGCCGAGCCCTTTACCGAAAGTTTTCCCGGCAGGTTATATGGTGTTGATTCAGGGAGAGTGGATATAATTAATGAAAATTGA
- the dnaN gene encoding DNA polymerase III subunit beta encodes MKLSINKKLFLQSWGLAERSTSSSSSMSILSSVLVKASQDQVTLQATDIRTSIICTASGINVLEPGEAVFPVKIVSELFKKAPGEEFNLTVSDGKVVLKAGKSKYNFSTYPVREFPSLPTSADAKLFCRLSVGELAEVIEEGTLAASSGEEFPLYLSSANFQISNNVLNIVSTDTRRLALSGAAVNEGVDSESALLPMKGIKEIQRILASLNPEYLVEILYDDAQFYFKADNVEFTVRRVESHFPAYEKILPKTHSTTVVLDRGALISALERVDVIVKDYNRMVILDIAKENRFVMRGRAPDFGNAKEEIFAEISGDDLKIAVNSKFFMESLKVLREPHVRLSFNGSSGHMVVRRSDGEKFICLIAPINLTEEELNLGETEPDSGDGI; translated from the coding sequence ATGAAACTTTCGATAAACAAGAAATTATTCCTCCAGAGCTGGGGGCTTGCTGAAAGAAGCACTTCAAGTTCCAGCTCAATGAGCATTCTTTCCTCTGTCCTTGTTAAAGCGTCACAGGACCAGGTAACTTTGCAGGCAACAGATATAAGAACATCAATAATCTGTACAGCATCCGGCATAAACGTCCTTGAACCGGGAGAGGCCGTTTTTCCAGTAAAAATTGTCAGTGAACTTTTTAAAAAGGCTCCCGGCGAGGAATTCAATCTTACTGTTTCTGACGGGAAGGTTGTTTTGAAAGCAGGAAAGAGCAAATATAATTTCAGCACTTACCCTGTGAGAGAATTTCCTTCACTTCCTACATCGGCAGATGCAAAACTCTTCTGCAGACTCTCTGTAGGAGAACTTGCAGAGGTAATTGAAGAGGGAACGCTTGCCGCATCCTCAGGTGAGGAATTTCCTCTTTATCTCTCTTCAGCTAATTTTCAGATATCAAATAATGTATTAAACATCGTTTCAACGGACACAAGGAGGCTTGCTCTCTCAGGAGCAGCAGTAAATGAAGGTGTTGATTCAGAAAGCGCCCTTCTGCCAATGAAGGGAATCAAAGAGATACAGAGAATACTGGCTTCTCTGAATCCTGAGTATCTCGTAGAGATACTTTATGACGATGCACAATTTTATTTTAAGGCAGATAATGTTGAATTTACAGTAAGAAGAGTTGAATCTCATTTTCCAGCCTATGAAAAGATCCTTCCCAAAACACATTCAACAACAGTAGTACTTGACAGAGGAGCTCTGATCTCTGCTCTCGAAAGGGTAGATGTAATCGTAAAGGATTACAACAGAATGGTCATCCTTGATATAGCCAAAGAAAATAGGTTTGTAATGAGGGGAAGGGCACCGGATTTCGGAAATGCAAAAGAAGAGATATTTGCAGAAATATCTGGTGATGACCTCAAGATAGCCGTAAATTCAAAGTTTTTCATGGAATCACTCAAAGTGTTGAGAGAACCGCATGTAAGACTTTCTTTCAACGGATCGTCAGGACACATGGTAGTCAGAAGGTCAGACGGAGAAAAATTCATCTGTCTTATAGCACCTATTAACCTTACAGAAGAAGAACTCAACTTAGGTGAAACAGAACCGGATTCTGGAGATGGGATATAA